In Denticeps clupeoides chromosome 1, fDenClu1.1, whole genome shotgun sequence, a single window of DNA contains:
- the LOC114788168 gene encoding G-protein coupled receptor 4 produces the protein MNIMLLNLTNGSCHLPLETDRDGLTFIYSLALSLGLPSNLLSIWGLYQLGRSGGGGCQLVYILNLLLSDLLQLLTLPLWILYLQRAHHWLYGSTACQLVAYVFYVNVYASVVFLCLIAMDRFLAIVYPLSSRRVRSMKVAALSGILVWSLTFLFCLSGLYPSVFEPSRGLCLEQYPVSPKYARFKIVSVVLGFLLPCCILGYTSARIGITLRKSPSVSNHEQHRIMGTLIVITVIFFVIFGPYHLVGCYRFVTLLLTDDPCSLERSVYLAYRLCYGITSLNTLLDPLFYIFLCHDARHKLRRSLSCLGRDKTGSKSGIVMATVSPRSQIDQGDTV, from the exons ATGAACATTATGCTGCTGA atcttACAAATGGAAGTTGCCACCTCCCCTTGGAGACTGACAGGGATGGCTTGACCTTCATCTACAGCCTAGCTTTATCTCTGGGTCTCCCATCCAATCTACTCTCAATATGGGGACTCTACCAACTTGGCCGCTCAGGAGGGGGTGGCTGTCAGCTGGTCTACATCCTTAACCTGTTGCTGTCAGATTTGCTGCAGCTTCTGACCTTGCCTCTGTGGATTCTCTACCTACAAAGAGCACACCACTGGCTTTATGGATCCACAGCCTGCCAGCTGGTGGCCTACGTTTTCTATGTAAATGTCTATGCCAGTGTGGTGTTCCTCTGCCTCATTGCCATGGACCGATTTCTGGCAATCGTGTACCCACTGAGCAGCCGCAGGGTGCGGTCAATGAAGGTGGCAGCACTCTCTGGCATATTGGTCTGGAGTCTGACTTTCCTCTTTTGCCTGAGTGGGCTCTACCCATCAGTGTTCGAGCCCAGCAGGGGTCTCTGCCTGGAGCAGTACCCAGTCAGCCCCAAATATGCCAGATTCAAAATTGTTTCAGTTGTGCTGGGGTTTCTGCTGCCCTGTTGCATTCTGGG ATATACCTCAGCCAGGATAGGGATCACCCTGCGCAAGTCACCCTCTGTGTCTAACCACGAACAACACAGAATCATGGGAACACTCATAGTAATCACCGTCATCTTCTTTGTCATCTTTGGCCCCTATCACCTTGTGGGCTGCTACCGGTTTGTGACACTGCTGTTAACCGATGACCCCTGTAGTCTGGAGCGCTCTGTGTACCTTGCATACCGCCTCTGCTATGGAATCACAAGTCTCAACACCCTGCTGGACCCGCTCTTCTACATTTTTCTGTGTCATGACGCTAGACACAAGCTGCGAAGATCTCTGTCCTGCCTGGGGAGAGATAAAACTGGCTCTAAGTCAGGCATTGTCATGGCCACTGTTTCTCCCAGAAGCCAGATTGACCAGGGTGACACTGTGTAG
- the LOC114794593 gene encoding cornifelin homolog B-like — MASKMVIQQPKPVIMTAGSDQWSTSICECDNVNDCCFSCWCFPCFACITARDHGECLCLPLLDTCGLIPPITLSMRVSMRRHFGITDTICNDCIYAFFCGPCSWCQIRREMKARLYPVTLFNNRAQ, encoded by the exons ATGGCAAGTAAGATGGTCATTCAGCAGCCCAAGCCTGTCATCATGACAGCAGGATCGGATCAGTGGAGCACGAGCATCTGTGAATGTGACAATGTGAACGACT GCTGTTTTTCCTGCTGGTGTTTCCCCTGTTTTGCTTGTATTACGGCAAGGGATCACGGCGAGTGCCTCTGCCTCCCTTTGTTAGACACATGTGGCCTCATCCCACCCATCACTCTCTCTATGCGAGTCTCTATGCGACGACACTTTGGAATCACG GACACTATATGCAATGACTGCATCTATGCCTTTTTCTGTGGACCCTGCTCATGGTGCCAGATCAGACGAGAAATGAAGGCCCGTCTGTATCCTGTCACTTTGTTTAACAACCGAGCTCAGTGA
- the LOC114788160 gene encoding UDP-glucuronosyltransferase 2C1 codes for MGVPGKLIFAVACLFLADRFYCGEILVFPEDGSHWVNMMVILKQLHSNGHTLTVVRSARSLYIQERSSFYTSITINPSQMEDIGSGLFDALLIRSLELRTMSPLWRFIEQQKDITAILKTFHGVAHQMICTILEDTLLINRLHSAKFDMMLTDPAFPAGVLLANYLHLPLVYNVRWLNAGDAHMAIAPSPPSYVPTYNSLFHDRMGFIERAENLLRYLVIRFQENFVILPIYSNLLARYFPSDFDLLSMQQSADIWLLRVDFAFEFPRPTMPNIIYIGGFQCQPPQPLPADLESFMQSSGEHGVVVMSLGVMVAALPMEITEIIADAFAQIPQKVVWRYMGERPSTLGNNTLLVDWLPQNDLLGHPKTHAFVSHGGTNGIYEAIYHGVPVVGLPLMFDQFDNIHRLETRGAARLVEVATLTSEGFKEALLDILQNPSYRQSIQKLSRLHKDQPISPLNNAIFWIEYVIRNKGAGHLRSQAIGLPWYSYYCMDIFVFFLALAFTIVWTAFTFCRLICFRGSPKKKVE; via the coding sequence ATGGGTGTCCCTGGAAAATTGATTTTTGCTGTCGCTTGTTTATTTCTGGCTGACAGATTTTACTGTGGAGAAATCTTGGTATTTCCAGAAGATGGAAGTCATTGGGTGAACATGATGGTGATCCTGAAACAGCTTCATTCTAATGGCCATACCCTGACAGTGGTACGGTCTGCTAGGAGCTTGTACATCCAGGAGAGGTCTTCCTTTTATACATCCATCACCATCAACCCCAGTCAAATGGAAGATATTGGCTCTGGGTTATTTGATGCTCTTCTGATACGATCACTTGAGCTACGTACAATGTCTCCACTTTGGCGATTCATAGAGCAACAGAAAGACATTACTgctattttaaaaacatttcatggtGTGGCTCACCAGATGATCTGTACAATTTTGGAGGACACTTTGTTAATTAATAGGTTGCACAGTGCCAAGTTTGACATGATGTTGACGGACCCTGCTTTCCCTGCAGGTGTACTTCTGGCCAACTATCTTCATCTTCCTTTGGTTTACAATGTGCGGTGGCTCAATGCAGGAGATGCTCATATGGCCATAGCCCCCTCTCCACCTTCGTATGTGCCAACATATAATTCTCTTTTTCATGACCGCATGGGATTCATAGAGAGGGCTGAGAACCTTCTACGTTACCTCGTCATCCGTTTCCAGGAGAACTTTGTCATCCTGCCAATATACAGTAATTTGCTTGCTCGTTATTTCCCATCTGACTTTGACCTTTTATCCATGCAGCAGTCAGCTGATATCTGGCTGCTGAGGGTAGACTTTGCCTTTGAGTTCCCACGGCCCACGATGCCAAATATAATCTATATAGGAGGCTTCCAGTGTCAGCCTCCACAGCCCCTGCCTGCAGATCTGGAATCATTCATGCAGAGCTCTGGGGAGCATGGTGTGGTGGTGATGTCCTTGGGTGTTATGGTGGCAGCACTTCCCATGGAGATCACAGAAATCATAGCTGATGCCTTTGCCCAGATTCCTCAAAAGGTTGTTTGGAGATACATGGGTGAACGGCCATCAACTCTAGGCAACAACACACTTCTGGTGGACTGGCTTCCTCAGAATGATCTCCTTGGACACCCCAAAACACATGCTTTCGTGTCCCATGGAGGTACAAATGGCATATATGAGGCCATCTACCATGGAGTGCCGGTCGTAGGCCTGCCCCTTATGTTTGACCAATTTGACAATATTCACCGCCTGGAGACGAGGGGAGCAGCACggctggtggaggtggccacTCTCACCTCTGAAGGGTTTAAGGAGGCATTGCTAGACATACTGCAGAACCCATCTTATAGGCAGAGCATCCAGAAGCTTTCCCGCTTGCACAAGGACCAGCCCATTTCTCCACTCAACAATGCCATCTTCTGGATTGAGTACGTCATTAGGAATAAAGGAGCAGGACACTTGCGCTCTCAGGCAATTGGCCTTCCTTGGTATTCTTACTACTGCATGgatatatttgtgttttttctggCCTTGGCTTTTACCATTGTGTGGACTGCTTTTACTTTCTGCAGGCTAATCTGTTTCAGAGGCTCCCCAAAAAAGAAAGTGGAGTGA
- the LOC114788178 gene encoding cornifelin homolog B-like, protein MSTKMVVQQPKPVVMTAGLDEWSSSICECDSLNECCFSVWCFPCFACITARDHGECLCLPLLDSFGFIPPITLSMRVSMRRRYGITDTICNDCVYACCCGPCSWCQMRREMKARLHPVTLFCNKAN, encoded by the exons ATGTCAACCAAAATGGTCGTTCAGCAGCCCAAGCCTGTGGTTATGACAGCAGGCTTGGACGAGTGGAGCAGCAGCATTTGTGAATGTGACAGTTTGAATGAAT GCTGCTTTTCGGTCTGGTGCTTCCCCTGTTTCGCCTGCATCACAGCCAGAGACCATGGCGAGTGCCTCTGTCTGCCTCTCCTGGACTCCTTTGGCTTCATCCCACCAATCACGCTGTCCATGAGAGTGTCCATGCGTAGGCGATACGGCATCACG GACACCATTTGCAATGATTGTGTATATGCCTGCTGCTGTGGACCCTGCTCCTGGTGCCAGATGCGGCGAGAGATGAAAGCACGTCTCCACCCTGTAACCTTGTTCTGCAACAAGGCCAACTAA